The segment AGCGACCAGCCTTCGCCCTCCACGAAATGCGCGTGCAGGCGCTCCACCTCGAGGCGGCCGAGCAGGTAGCTCATCGGGACGGTTGGCGAGCTTGTATACCAGTTCACGTCGCCCTGCGCGCGGGCCTTCGTGAAGCCGACGCCGTCCATGAGGACCTTGCACGCGCCGTCGTAGCTGAGGCTGCCGTCATGCAGGCCGCAATCGATGATGATGCGATAGGCGCGCCAGAGGGCGTCCTGAAGCTCCTGCAGGCGGGTGAGGGGATGGGCGGCGAGGTCGACGATGCCGCGATCGACGCACATCTTTTCGCACCAGAGCGTCCAGCCCTCGTAGTAGATCGAGTGCGCGAACAGGCGGCGCAGCTTGCTCGGATGCTGGTTCTGAATGGCGAACTGCAGGTGATGGCCGGGATAGGCCTCGTGCGCGGCGGTGAGTTCAATGCCGTGGTGCTGGCGAATCTCGGCGAGCTTCCTTGCGGGATCCGTCTGCGTGAGGCTGAGGTCGTTCACCCAGAAAATGCCGACCTGCCGGCGCGAGTAGGCGGGCGGCTGGTTGTAGGCGGCGGTGGGAAACTGGTGCCGCAGAAAGGCCGGCACGGGCAGCACGTCGAGCGATTCGCCGGTGGGCAGCGTCACGAGATCGAGCTCGCCGAGGCGCGCGCGAATCTGCGCGGTGGTGTCGCGGTAGAGGTCGATGAGCGGGCGGTCGGGGGTCCATGCCGCGGAGGCCGCGGCCAGGGCGGCGGCGGGATCCTTCAACCCCAGGCGGGCGGCCTCGGCACGCAACTCGCCTTTGAATCGCTCGATGAGTGCGAGGCCATTCGCGCGAATCTCCGGCAGCGATTGGTCGAAGCCGAGGCGTTCGCGCATGAGAAACTCGAAGCCCTCCCGGCCGACGGCGTAGCCATCCTTCGGACCGGGCGGCTTTTTGCGGATCGCCGCGGCATAGTCGGCGAAGGCCTGCTTCGCGGCGGTGATGAGCCGGGCATTGCGGTCGGGATTTGCGGAAAGCGCGCCAAGCTCTGCCTCGAGGCCGGTGAGAAACTCGATGCCGCCCTCGGCGGAAGCCAGCGCGAGCTTCGTCCAAAGCGGAACGGGACGGCGGAGGTTGCGGGCGCCGGTCGCGAGATAGGCGGGAATTTTTTCGAGACGCGATTCGATGGCCGGAAGCGCCCGGCGCAGCGCCGCTGGCGAGTGGGCGTGGCGAATGACGAGGTCGAAGATGGCGTGGGTGGCGCCGTCGACGGGACGCTGGGGGTTGGTGCGCCAGCGCTCGAGGCGGTCCTCGTAGAATGCGCTGGTGCGGAGCATCGCGAGAAATCCGCGGCGGTCGAGGTAGTCGTCGCCCGTGAACTCGGCCTCGGGAAGCGCCTCGACGGCAGCGAGGGTGCGGGCGACGAGAGCGTTCTGCGCGCGGAAGTCCGCGGCGGAGTTTGTGCTCAGGCCGGCATCATATTTCGCGAGGCCGAGAGCGCTGGCGTCCTCGGGAAAGCGCACGTGGCTTTCGGCGAGAAAAGCGTCCGCGAGGCGGCGAAACGCGCGCGGGGCGGCGGAGGGTTTACTCGACGATGTCGAGGAGGTTGCCTTTGTCATCAGTCTTGGAAAGCGCGGCGGTGATCATGTCGTTCGCGAGATTGCGCATTTCCTTCACCTCGGACTCCGAAGGCGGGCGTTCGCCGAAGTTGCTCTCGATCGCGTAGAGCGTCTTGAGCTTCGAGAGCAGCAGCGTGACGAGTGGCGTCTGCTTCAGGCGGGGGTTCAGCGTGTCGAGCCGGTCGACGAAATAGCCCATCACGTCGAGACGCTTGAGGCCCTCGGCGCGCTTGGCGGTGTAGTTGTCGGCGGTGGCGTTGGTCGCAAGCTGAAAGCCGCGCAGCCAGCCGCCGAAGCTGATGAGATGAGCCAGTTCCTCGTCGTGGAGGTTCATCATCGCGCCCTCGACATCGGCCTGCGTCTTGATGAGTTCCTCGCGAAGTTTCATCCAGTCGCCCTTCTGCCCAAGGTCGATCAGGCTGGCGGCGCGTTTCGTGAGGCTGTCGCCCACGCCGAGCGCGCGGGCCTGCCGGAGCAGGGCGCGGCCGACGTTCTGAATGCTCTGCGGTCGCTCGTTGATGACGATGACGAAGCCGTCGGCGACGACGATGCCGAAGTGCAGGGCGGTCTGAAAGCGGTTCGGAAACGTGGCGTCGAGGTTGTTCGACTCGACGAGTTTCATCGGGATCGGCTGGAAGCTGTCGAGGTCGAGCAGGAGCTTCTGAATCTGCGGCGTCGTGGTGTCGTTCACGCCGAGCTCCTCGCGCATGTGACCCTCGGCGCCCTCGGCGAAATCTCCACCGTCGTCCTGAGCCCGGGCGGGATTCGCGCCGAGAATGGTGGCGAACGAAAGGACGGCCAGCAGACGGGA is part of the Chthoniobacterales bacterium genome and harbors:
- a CDS encoding DUF885 domain-containing protein codes for the protein MTKATSSTSSSKPSAAPRAFRRLADAFLAESHVRFPEDASALGLAKYDAGLSTNSAADFRAQNALVARTLAAVEALPEAEFTGDDYLDRRGFLAMLRTSAFYEDRLERWRTNPQRPVDGATHAIFDLVIRHAHSPAALRRALPAIESRLEKIPAYLATGARNLRRPVPLWTKLALASAEGGIEFLTGLEAELGALSANPDRNARLITAAKQAFADYAAAIRKKPPGPKDGYAVGREGFEFLMRERLGFDQSLPEIRANGLALIERFKGELRAEAARLGLKDPAAALAAASAAWTPDRPLIDLYRDTTAQIRARLGELDLVTLPTGESLDVLPVPAFLRHQFPTAAYNQPPAYSRRQVGIFWVNDLSLTQTDPARKLAEIRQHHGIELTAAHEAYPGHHLQFAIQNQHPSKLRRLFAHSIYYEGWTLWCEKMCVDRGIVDLAAHPLTRLQELQDALWRAYRIIIDCGLHDGSLSYDGACKVLMDGVGFTKARAQGDVNWYTSSPTVPMSYLLGRLEVERLHAHFVEGEGWSLKQFNDWMLSHGAIPWRWILEARMRPSG